The Pontibacter pudoricolor genome contains a region encoding:
- the atpG gene encoding ATP synthase F1 subunit gamma translates to MASLKEVRSRITSVSSTQQITKAMKMVAAAKLRRAQDNILRMRPYAQRLSGILANLSSLTEGSVENKYSVKREVNRVLIIAVTSDRGLAGAFNSNIIKAVTTLAATKYSRQLEAGNVTFLTIGKKGFEALTKRGFNVISEYNTIFTKLSFDTVRAAAERAMDGFVDGEFDQVELVYNEFKNVATQIVRTEQFLPIEEQPVDDSKAATLVADYTFEPSKEEIIQELIPKSLKIQVYKAVLESNASEHGARMTAMDKATENAGELLKELKLTYNRTRQAAITTEILEIVGGAEALASK, encoded by the coding sequence ATGGCAAGTTTAAAAGAGGTTAGAAGCCGCATTACATCGGTATCGTCGACACAGCAGATTACGAAAGCCATGAAAATGGTGGCAGCTGCGAAGCTAAGACGTGCGCAGGATAACATTTTGCGTATGCGCCCTTACGCGCAACGCTTAAGCGGTATTCTTGCTAACCTGTCTTCGCTTACCGAAGGATCAGTAGAAAATAAATACTCTGTAAAACGTGAAGTGAACAGAGTGCTTATCATTGCTGTGACTTCAGACCGTGGTCTGGCTGGTGCTTTTAACTCAAACATTATTAAGGCTGTTACCACATTGGCTGCTACTAAGTATAGCCGCCAGCTGGAAGCCGGTAATGTTACCTTCTTAACAATAGGTAAAAAAGGTTTTGAGGCATTGACCAAGCGTGGCTTTAACGTAATAAGCGAGTACAATACGATCTTTACAAAGCTTTCTTTTGATACTGTTCGTGCAGCTGCAGAGCGTGCTATGGATGGTTTCGTAGACGGAGAGTTTGACCAGGTTGAGCTTGTTTATAATGAGTTTAAGAACGTGGCTACGCAGATTGTTCGTACAGAGCAATTCCTTCCTATTGAAGAGCAGCCTGTAGACGATAGCAAAGCAGCAACGCTTGTAGCCGATTATACATTCGAGCCATCCAAAGAAGAGATCATACAGGAGCTGATACCTAAGTCACTGAAGATCCAGGTTTACAAAGCTGTGCTTGAGTCGAATGCATCTGAGCATGGTGCCCGAATGACAGCGATGGACAAGGCAACTGAAAATGCCGGCGAACTGCTGAAGGAGTTGAAACTTACTTACAACAGGACGCGCCAGGCGGCCATCACGACGGAGA